A genome region from Streptomyces sp. S4.7 includes the following:
- a CDS encoding VOC family protein, whose protein sequence is MSRHLQITFDAHDPQALSSFWRDALGYVHPAPPGVDLPEGADPLAAWDDFLARIGVPEEQRNARSAVEDPDGHGPRLFFQQVPEDKVAKNRVHLDVRAAPGLEGEARMAALEAECDRLTALGATRVRRDEPAPPLSAGFIVMTDPEGNEFCLD, encoded by the coding sequence ATGAGCCGCCACCTCCAGATCACCTTCGACGCACACGACCCGCAGGCGCTGTCGTCCTTCTGGCGCGACGCACTCGGCTACGTCCACCCGGCCCCGCCCGGCGTCGATCTGCCGGAGGGCGCCGACCCGCTCGCCGCGTGGGACGACTTCCTGGCGCGGATCGGCGTACCGGAGGAGCAGCGCAACGCCCGCTCGGCCGTCGAGGACCCGGACGGCCACGGCCCGCGGCTGTTCTTCCAGCAGGTGCCGGAGGACAAGGTCGCCAAGAACCGCGTCCACCTCGATGTCCGCGCGGCCCCCGGACTGGAGGGTGAGGCGCGGATGGCGGCACTGGAGGCGGAGTGCGACCGGCTGACCGCCCTGGGAGCCACCCGCGTACGCCGCGACGAGCCCGCCCCGCCGCTGAGCGCCGGGTTCATCGTGATGACCGATCCCGAGGGCAACGAGTTCTGCCTGGACTGA
- a CDS encoding penicillin-binding transpeptidase domain-containing protein — translation MRSGTKVAIVGGVFVVVAGGIGYGAYNVLAGEGGTETRSASAEVRTGPLSAEEIKNAAEQFLTAWAEGKDPELAATYTNNPAAAKEAVAGYGEQAHITGAVITPGRATGAKVPFTVEATVKFQGLSKPLSYASELTVVRGLTSGKPLVDWVPTVIHPKLTKNTSLVTGEAAKPPIKAVDRNGTELTAERYPSLAPVLDQLRAKYGEKAGGRSGVETWIQSDGDSAPRTTLLALSTGKPGELRTTLDAKVQGAAEQAVKKYDEASVAAVKPSTGEIVAVANNREDGFNAAMLGKQAPGSTMKIVTAAMLLEKGLVGANQPAECPKTVLYQGTSFHNLDQFDIKGGNFTQSFARSCNTAFIKLIDDTKDDHALPAEAREVFGLGLNWQTGIASADGSVPESAGGGAAAQYIGQGTVQMNVLNIASVTATTKDGTFRQPVIVPRDLDDRQLAVAERQLPGAVGRQLRDMMRATASWGTGKAAMSALGGDKGAKTGSAEVDGQATSNSWFTGFQDDLAAAASVEAGGHGGDAAGPVVAAVLAAG, via the coding sequence ATGCGCAGTGGAACGAAGGTCGCCATCGTCGGCGGCGTGTTCGTCGTGGTGGCCGGTGGTATCGGGTACGGGGCGTACAACGTCCTGGCCGGCGAGGGGGGCACGGAGACCAGGTCGGCATCGGCCGAGGTCCGGACGGGACCGCTGAGCGCGGAGGAGATCAAGAACGCCGCCGAGCAGTTCCTGACCGCGTGGGCCGAGGGCAAGGACCCCGAACTCGCCGCCACGTACACCAACAATCCGGCCGCCGCGAAGGAAGCCGTCGCCGGGTACGGCGAGCAGGCGCACATCACCGGGGCCGTGATCACTCCGGGGAGGGCGACGGGCGCGAAGGTGCCCTTCACCGTGGAGGCGACGGTGAAGTTCCAGGGGCTGAGCAAGCCCCTGTCGTACGCCTCCGAGCTGACCGTCGTCCGCGGGCTGACCAGCGGGAAGCCGCTGGTCGACTGGGTCCCGACCGTCATTCATCCGAAGCTGACGAAGAACACGAGCCTGGTCACCGGCGAGGCCGCGAAACCGCCGATCAAGGCGGTCGACCGCAACGGGACCGAGCTGACCGCCGAGAGGTACCCGTCACTCGCGCCGGTGCTCGACCAACTGCGGGCCAAGTACGGGGAGAAGGCGGGCGGCAGGTCCGGCGTCGAGACGTGGATCCAGAGCGACGGTGACAGCGCGCCCCGCACGACACTGCTGGCACTCTCCACGGGCAAGCCCGGCGAGCTGAGGACGACGCTCGACGCGAAGGTGCAGGGGGCGGCCGAGCAGGCCGTGAAGAAGTACGACGAGGCGTCCGTCGCCGCCGTGAAGCCGAGCACCGGCGAGATCGTCGCCGTCGCCAACAACCGCGAGGACGGCTTCAACGCGGCGATGCTCGGCAAGCAGGCGCCGGGGTCGACGATGAAGATAGTGACGGCGGCGATGCTGCTGGAGAAGGGCCTGGTCGGCGCGAACCAGCCGGCCGAGTGTCCCAAGACGGTGCTCTACCAGGGCACTTCGTTCCACAACCTGGACCAGTTCGACATCAAGGGCGGCAACTTCACGCAGAGCTTCGCCCGCTCCTGCAACACCGCCTTCATCAAGCTGATCGACGACACGAAGGACGACCACGCGCTGCCCGCGGAGGCCCGTGAGGTCTTCGGCCTCGGGCTGAACTGGCAGACCGGCATAGCGTCGGCGGACGGCAGTGTGCCGGAGTCCGCCGGGGGCGGGGCCGCGGCGCAGTACATAGGTCAGGGCACGGTCCAGATGAACGTGCTGAACATCGCGTCGGTCACGGCCACCACGAAGGACGGCACGTTCCGCCAGCCGGTCATCGTCCCGCGCGACCTCGACGACCGCCAACTGGCGGTGGCCGAGCGCCAGTTGCCGGGCGCGGTGGGCCGGCAGCTGCGCGACATGATGCGGGCGACGGCCTCGTGGGGCACGGGCAAGGCGGCGATGTCCGCGCTCGGCGGCGACAAGGGCGCGAAGACGGGCTCCGCCGAGGTGGACGGACAGGCCACGTCGAACAGCTGGTTCACCGGCTTCCAGGACGACCTGGCGGCAGCGGCGAGCGTAGAGGCGGGCGGCCACGGCGGCGACGCGGCGGGCCCGGTGGTCGCGGCGGTGCTGGCGGCGGGGTGA
- a CDS encoding YbaK/EbsC family protein, whose protein sequence is MTNPDGTPDTAPAAHPRFVEALRELGLDDLTGQIRAFPDATRTAAEAAAAIGCELGEIVKSLIFEADGVPVLVLMDGASRVDVERVRQELGAGAVKRARADLVRETTGYAIGGVPPFGHRTRTRVLADRGLLDHDVVWAAAGTPHTVFPMDPKSVVSYAGGTLVDVRERMA, encoded by the coding sequence ATGACCAACCCCGACGGCACGCCTGACACCGCCCCCGCCGCGCATCCCCGTTTCGTCGAGGCCCTGCGCGAACTGGGCCTCGACGACCTCACCGGCCAGATCCGCGCCTTCCCCGACGCCACCCGCACCGCGGCCGAGGCCGCCGCCGCCATCGGCTGCGAACTCGGCGAGATCGTCAAGTCGCTGATCTTCGAGGCCGACGGCGTCCCGGTGCTCGTACTGATGGACGGCGCGTCGCGCGTCGATGTGGAGCGCGTACGGCAGGAGTTGGGCGCCGGGGCGGTCAAGCGGGCGCGCGCGGATCTCGTACGGGAGACCACCGGCTACGCGATCGGAGGCGTACCGCCCTTCGGCCACCGCACCCGGACGCGTGTGCTCGCCGACCGGGGGCTGCTCGACCACGACGTGGTGTGGGCGGCGGCCGGCACCCCGCACACGGTCTTCCCGATGGACCCCAAGAGCGTGGTCTCGTACGCCGGCGGCACGCTAGTGGACGTTCGCGAGCGCATGGCGTGA
- a CDS encoding DinB family protein, producing MEADELDWNRTLREQWEFHWNHQLRARLDGLTDDEYFWSPAPDAWSVRPLGESTAPLRFGAGDFTIDYAHPGPDPAAFTTIAWRLGHVVVGVLAARNAAHFGGPPASYETWEYAASARTALAQLEEQLDAWLAGVRGLGDAGLKVPIGAKEPYPEAPTADLVLHIHRELIHHLSEVCLLRDLYHHTHMTPTTNGATR from the coding sequence ATGGAAGCGGACGAACTCGACTGGAACCGGACGCTGCGCGAGCAGTGGGAGTTCCACTGGAACCATCAACTGCGGGCCCGGCTCGACGGCCTCACCGACGACGAGTACTTCTGGTCGCCGGCGCCGGACGCCTGGAGCGTGCGGCCTCTCGGCGAGTCGACGGCGCCGCTGCGGTTCGGCGCCGGGGACTTCACGATCGACTACGCCCACCCCGGCCCGGATCCGGCGGCCTTCACCACGATCGCCTGGCGGCTCGGCCATGTCGTCGTCGGCGTGCTCGCCGCGCGCAACGCGGCGCACTTCGGCGGGCCGCCGGCGTCGTACGAGACCTGGGAGTACGCCGCGAGCGCCCGGACCGCGCTCGCGCAGCTGGAGGAACAGCTCGACGCCTGGCTGGCCGGGGTGCGTGGCCTCGGTGACGCCGGGCTCAAGGTTCCGATCGGCGCGAAGGAGCCGTATCCCGAGGCCCCGACGGCGGATCTGGTGCTGCACATCCACCGTGAGCTGATCCACCATCTGTCCGAGGTCTGCCTGCTGCGCGACCTCTACCACCACACGCACATGACGCCTACCACGAACGGAGCCACCCGATGA
- a CDS encoding MaoC family dehydratase, which produces MTEPNARPWRDLTDPRRAGATERLEEGLKEPEFENLDIPEDLGTVRVVVDDHKIKRYAFTHDDHSPWHLTESPFDGKRVGHAALLGNDLVQLFTLVYAASQVVGYHTEEQMWFDSPAVLDEVVTLSGTYTEAYRRRGEGYVVMEATATGEDGRSVVRHRGVEILKTDPGAIGGRGSAAPERRVTGEVPEGARTSHTLGPDVRPGDVLAPLNKTVTAEQAAVFSRVGEYVRNIHNDIDVARAGGLPVPIVQGQQQFGVLAQLLTLRAGPSFLTGGWLRVKFLAPLEVFEPFTSTGVVTAVTPVDDGLRVDLEVWVRRDADNRLLTAGWAAVTVPAS; this is translated from the coding sequence ATGACGGAACCGAATGCCCGTCCGTGGCGGGATCTGACCGACCCGCGCCGCGCGGGCGCGACCGAGAGGCTCGAAGAGGGGCTCAAGGAGCCGGAGTTCGAGAACCTCGACATTCCCGAGGACCTCGGCACCGTGCGGGTCGTCGTCGACGACCACAAGATCAAGCGGTACGCCTTCACCCACGACGACCATTCCCCCTGGCATCTGACGGAGAGTCCGTTCGACGGGAAGCGCGTCGGGCACGCGGCGCTGCTGGGCAACGACCTCGTGCAGCTCTTCACCCTCGTCTACGCGGCCAGCCAGGTCGTCGGGTACCACACCGAGGAACAGATGTGGTTCGACAGCCCGGCCGTCCTCGACGAGGTCGTCACCCTCAGCGGCACGTACACCGAGGCGTACCGGCGCCGCGGCGAGGGCTATGTCGTCATGGAGGCCACCGCCACGGGCGAGGACGGGCGCAGCGTCGTCCGCCATCGCGGTGTGGAGATCCTCAAGACCGACCCCGGCGCCATCGGCGGACGCGGATCGGCGGCGCCCGAACGCCGTGTCACCGGCGAGGTTCCCGAGGGCGCGCGGACCTCTCACACCCTGGGACCGGACGTACGGCCCGGTGACGTACTGGCGCCGCTGAACAAGACGGTGACCGCCGAACAGGCCGCGGTCTTCAGCCGGGTCGGCGAGTACGTGCGCAACATCCACAACGACATCGACGTCGCCCGCGCGGGCGGCCTGCCGGTGCCGATCGTGCAGGGGCAGCAACAGTTCGGCGTACTGGCCCAGTTGCTCACCCTGCGCGCCGGTCCGTCGTTCCTCACCGGCGGCTGGCTGCGGGTCAAGTTCCTCGCTCCGCTGGAGGTGTTCGAGCCGTTCACGTCGACCGGCGTCGTCACCGCCGTCACCCCGGTCGACGACGGTCTCCGCGTCGATCTGGAGGTCTGGGTACGACGCGACGCCGACAACCGTCTCCTCACCGCCGGCTGGGCCGCCGTGAC
- a CDS encoding epoxide hydrolase family protein translates to MPDISPRPVPFTARTAPAALDDLRARLRATRLPDAPENAGWSLGTDLAHHRELVDHWANEFDWPAQEAALARLPRFRVTLGGLGIHYVHAPAVAPTGPVLPLVLSHGWPDSFWRYAKVVPLLTDPGAHGADPADAFDVVVPDMPGYGYSDRPTGPPLNSIDVAGLWAELMGVLGYARFGAAGGDIGSHVSRYLALDHPDRVVAVHRTDAGVPVFTGDPADLAPEERAWIESAAAWGASEGAYAAMHRTKPQTAAFGLTDSPAGLAAWIVEKMRAWSDCDGHIERSFTKDEILTNVTLYWLTGTIGSSMRMYGANAAIPPEQLARRVEVPSGFSLFPGDIVRPPRAWLDRTANVARVTEPARGGHFAAFEEPEIYAEELRAFFRPYRAPALG, encoded by the coding sequence ATGCCGGATATCTCACCCCGTCCCGTGCCGTTCACCGCGCGGACCGCTCCCGCCGCCCTCGACGACCTCCGAGCGCGGCTGCGCGCGACGCGCCTGCCGGACGCCCCCGAGAACGCGGGATGGTCGCTCGGGACCGACCTCGCCCACCACCGCGAGCTTGTCGACCACTGGGCGAACGAGTTCGACTGGCCGGCCCAGGAGGCGGCCCTCGCCCGGCTGCCCCGCTTCCGCGTCACGCTCGGCGGCCTCGGCATCCACTACGTGCACGCGCCCGCCGTCGCGCCGACCGGCCCTGTGCTGCCGCTGGTCCTCAGCCACGGGTGGCCGGACTCGTTCTGGCGGTACGCGAAGGTCGTCCCGCTCCTCACCGACCCCGGCGCGCACGGCGCCGACCCCGCGGACGCGTTCGACGTGGTCGTTCCCGACATGCCCGGCTACGGGTACTCCGACCGTCCCACCGGCCCGCCCCTCAACTCCATCGACGTCGCCGGTCTCTGGGCCGAACTCATGGGCGTTCTCGGCTACGCGCGGTTCGGCGCGGCGGGCGGGGACATCGGCAGCCACGTGAGCCGCTACCTCGCGCTCGACCACCCGGACCGGGTCGTGGCCGTCCACCGTACGGACGCGGGCGTGCCCGTCTTCACCGGCGATCCGGCGGACCTCGCGCCCGAGGAACGAGCCTGGATCGAGTCCGCCGCGGCCTGGGGCGCGAGCGAGGGCGCGTACGCGGCCATGCACCGTACGAAGCCCCAGACCGCCGCCTTCGGGCTCACCGACTCACCGGCCGGGCTCGCCGCGTGGATCGTGGAGAAGATGCGCGCGTGGAGCGACTGTGACGGCCACATCGAGCGCAGCTTCACGAAGGACGAGATCCTCACGAACGTGACGCTCTACTGGCTCACGGGCACGATCGGATCGTCGATGCGCATGTACGGCGCGAACGCCGCGATCCCGCCCGAGCAGCTCGCCCGCCGGGTCGAGGTGCCGTCCGGCTTCTCGCTCTTCCCCGGCGACATCGTCCGTCCGCCGCGCGCGTGGCTCGACCGCACGGCGAACGTCGCACGCGTCACCGAGCCCGCGCGCGGCGGCCACTTCGCGGCTTTCGAGGAGCCCGAGATCTACGCGGAGGAACTGCGCGCGTTCTTCCGCCCGTACCGGGCCCCGGCGCTGGGCTAG
- a CDS encoding MaoC/PaaZ C-terminal domain-containing protein, with protein MESRTSHLKEARYELVEIPEPMGPVSVTVDRRKVLDHAYSEDDFGSWYFQDSPFGGPVGHPLVLANDLLFLFYEKYDGNTAQGLHTHEHLTFHSPVKVGETVTIEGGYTHKYERRGQGYVALDAEARGADGRLLVRHTGKEIMRAVAGEITGQNRTAGDVRSRTVLGTVDTTVPALDRARPDAPARAALPRRTTVFTQDQMSVFSWAGRGYANVHTAPDKAAASGLDRTIVQAQQQTGFLIANLIDVFGKAFFTSGELDLRFVSPAFVGDELTAGGAVAGVTGDRLELEVWVDKADGTRTALGWASAQVDTDPERPTRLV; from the coding sequence ATGGAATCGCGGACATCGCATCTGAAAGAAGCCCGCTACGAGCTGGTCGAGATTCCTGAGCCGATGGGCCCGGTCTCCGTGACCGTGGACCGGCGCAAGGTCCTCGACCACGCCTACAGCGAGGACGACTTCGGGTCCTGGTACTTCCAGGACTCCCCGTTCGGCGGCCCCGTGGGACACCCCCTCGTACTCGCCAACGACCTGCTGTTCCTCTTCTACGAGAAGTACGACGGCAACACCGCCCAAGGCCTGCACACACACGAGCACCTGACGTTCCACTCGCCCGTCAAGGTGGGTGAGACGGTCACGATCGAGGGCGGCTACACGCACAAGTACGAACGCCGGGGCCAGGGCTATGTCGCCCTGGACGCGGAGGCGCGCGGCGCCGACGGCCGGCTGCTGGTGCGCCACACCGGAAAAGAGATCATGCGGGCGGTCGCCGGTGAGATCACCGGACAGAACCGTACGGCGGGCGACGTGCGGTCACGCACCGTGCTCGGCACGGTGGACACCACCGTCCCCGCTCTCGACCGGGCCCGCCCCGACGCCCCCGCACGCGCCGCCCTGCCACGGCGGACAACGGTCTTCACCCAGGACCAGATGTCGGTCTTCTCCTGGGCCGGGCGGGGTTACGCCAACGTGCACACGGCCCCCGACAAGGCCGCCGCCTCCGGCCTGGACCGCACCATCGTCCAGGCCCAGCAGCAGACCGGTTTCCTCATCGCCAACCTGATCGACGTGTTCGGCAAGGCGTTCTTCACCTCGGGTGAACTCGACCTCCGCTTCGTCTCCCCCGCCTTCGTCGGCGACGAACTCACCGCCGGCGGCGCTGTCGCCGGAGTCACCGGCGACCGGCTCGAACTGGAGGTCTGGGTCGACAAGGCCGACGGCACCCGTACCGCACTCGGGTGGGCGTCAGCCCAGGTGGACACCGACCCGGAGCGCCCCACGCGCCTGGTCTGA
- a CDS encoding YafY family protein has product MDTSASGDGRGTTERSTTERGTTERVLTLLGLLQQRQVWTGPELADRLGVTTRTVRRDVERLRVLGYPVRAGQGVGGGYQLGAGQELPPLLLDDEEAIATAVSLLVGAGGAVTGAGDAALRALTKLDQVLPVRLRHEVRALSGSVEFFGGGRSPVDPDVLMTLARACRDEVETGFDYPSGGETRRRRCEPYRLVASDRRWYLLTYDLDRDDWRTFRVDRMTAVSLRTWRFRPRTAPDAAAYVQEGVASRVYAHRARFLVHASADTVREQIPGAAAVVEERGDGRCEVVSGGARLDAVLMHVLLLGHDFEVLDPPELAERCGALAERLRAAGTTGPPGV; this is encoded by the coding sequence ATGGATACGTCGGCGAGCGGTGACGGGCGGGGTACGACGGAGCGGAGCACGACCGAGCGGGGCACGACCGAGCGGGTACTCACCCTGCTCGGACTCCTGCAACAGCGACAGGTCTGGACCGGTCCCGAGCTGGCCGACCGGCTCGGCGTCACGACGCGCACGGTGCGGCGCGATGTCGAGCGCCTGCGCGTGCTCGGCTATCCGGTACGGGCCGGCCAAGGCGTCGGCGGCGGCTACCAGCTCGGCGCGGGGCAGGAGTTGCCGCCGCTGCTCCTCGACGACGAGGAGGCGATCGCCACCGCGGTCTCCCTGCTCGTCGGCGCGGGCGGTGCGGTCACCGGCGCCGGCGACGCCGCGCTCCGGGCGCTGACCAAGCTCGACCAGGTACTGCCAGTCCGGCTGCGGCACGAGGTCCGCGCGCTCTCCGGCTCGGTGGAGTTCTTCGGCGGAGGGCGCTCGCCGGTCGACCCCGATGTGCTCATGACGCTGGCCAGGGCCTGCCGCGACGAGGTCGAGACCGGCTTCGACTATCCCTCGGGCGGCGAGACGCGACGGCGGCGCTGCGAGCCGTACCGCCTGGTCGCCTCCGACCGGCGCTGGTACCTCCTCACCTACGACCTCGACCGCGACGACTGGCGTACCTTCCGCGTCGACCGGATGACCGCGGTGTCGTTGCGCACCTGGCGCTTCCGCCCGCGTACCGCGCCCGACGCGGCGGCGTACGTACAGGAGGGCGTGGCGAGCCGGGTCTACGCGCATCGGGCGCGCTTCCTCGTCCACGCCTCCGCCGACACGGTGCGCGAGCAGATCCCGGGGGCGGCGGCCGTCGTGGAGGAGCGAGGGGACGGACGCTGCGAGGTGGTGAGCGGCGGCGCCCGCCTCGACGCCGTACTGATGCATGTGCTGCTGCTGGGGCACGACTTCGAGGTGCTCGACCCTCCGGAGCTCGCGGAGCGCTGCGGCGCGCTGGCGGAGAGGCTGCGGGCGGCCGGTACGACGGGTCCACCAGGTGTCTGA
- a CDS encoding MFS transporter, translating to MAHSATTPPTTEQERTKLAKRAAVASLVGTAVEWYDYFIFGTAAALVFGELFFPNEDDPIIGTLSAFAVFGVGFFARPVGGVVFGHFGDKFGRKAALVTTLMLMGVSTFLIGLLPTTDQIGIWAPILLVLLRLIQGFGVGGEWGGASLVAVEYAPAHKRGAYGSFPQIGNAVGLVLSTGIFAIVSTLPDEALMSWGWRVPFLLSAVLIAVGLFIRFKLTETPAFQAAQEELEKQPAEEQARERMPITELFKRFRRPLLLAMGMRLGEAVFGYIILTIGLTFAENYTDIPRTHVLVASSIAAALAIYTYYFFGKLSDRIGRRTVFIIGSLVGVVVTFPFFWVLDADALVLMYVAYAVAYAIGVGAVYGVEPAFFAELFSTKVRYTGISLAAQIPSVLIGLWPLASTALLAATGGDPWPIAAITVAALLIGLLCAYLAPETNRIDMTRVGDETEKAR from the coding sequence ATGGCGCACTCAGCCACCACCCCGCCCACCACCGAGCAGGAACGGACCAAGCTCGCCAAACGAGCCGCCGTCGCCAGCCTCGTCGGCACCGCCGTCGAGTGGTACGACTACTTCATCTTCGGCACCGCCGCCGCCCTCGTGTTCGGGGAGCTGTTCTTCCCCAACGAGGACGACCCGATCATCGGCACCCTGTCGGCGTTCGCCGTCTTCGGTGTCGGCTTCTTCGCCCGCCCCGTCGGAGGGGTGGTCTTCGGACACTTCGGTGACAAGTTCGGCCGCAAGGCCGCCCTCGTCACGACGCTCATGCTGATGGGCGTCTCCACCTTCCTCATCGGCCTCCTGCCCACCACCGACCAGATCGGCATATGGGCCCCGATCCTGCTCGTCCTGCTGCGGCTCATCCAGGGATTCGGCGTGGGCGGCGAGTGGGGAGGCGCCTCACTGGTCGCCGTCGAGTACGCCCCGGCGCACAAACGCGGCGCCTACGGCAGCTTCCCGCAGATCGGCAACGCGGTCGGGCTCGTGCTCTCCACGGGCATCTTCGCGATCGTGTCCACGCTGCCCGACGAGGCACTGATGAGCTGGGGCTGGCGCGTGCCGTTCCTGCTCAGTGCCGTACTCATCGCCGTCGGCCTGTTCATCCGGTTCAAGCTCACCGAGACACCCGCCTTCCAGGCCGCGCAGGAGGAGCTGGAGAAGCAGCCCGCCGAGGAGCAGGCCAGGGAGCGCATGCCGATCACCGAACTGTTCAAGCGGTTCAGGAGGCCACTGCTCCTGGCCATGGGCATGCGCCTCGGCGAGGCGGTCTTCGGCTACATCATCCTCACCATCGGTCTGACGTTCGCCGAGAACTACACCGACATCCCGCGCACCCATGTCCTCGTCGCGAGCAGCATCGCCGCCGCGCTCGCCATATACACGTACTACTTCTTCGGGAAGCTGTCCGACCGCATCGGCCGGCGCACGGTCTTCATCATCGGCTCCCTCGTGGGCGTGGTCGTCACGTTCCCCTTCTTCTGGGTCCTGGACGCCGACGCGCTGGTGCTGATGTACGTGGCCTACGCCGTGGCGTACGCGATCGGCGTCGGCGCCGTCTACGGCGTCGAACCGGCCTTCTTCGCCGAGCTGTTCAGTACGAAGGTGCGCTACACGGGAATCTCCCTGGCGGCGCAGATCCCCAGCGTCCTGATCGGACTGTGGCCGCTCGCCTCGACCGCCCTGCTGGCGGCGACCGGCGGAGACCCCTGGCCCATCGCGGCCATCACCGTCGCGGCCCTGCTCATCGGACTGCTGTGCGCGTACCTGGCCCCCGAGACCAACCGCATCGACATGACACGTGTCGGTGACGAGACGGAGAAGGCACGATGA
- a CDS encoding protein kinase family protein codes for MADPTELMLKDLAQSYTERQVSNAFLRLYADDTQFGRAFASIHERLNGHFESINDRAGTTRHYWADSSREMITLCKETDDILQSLKSVGIEVRLTDTYAAAIENCQSWLTQSGGSAVPDDFEKIKIIKYEPILSRPGTELHLKKSTARPRLQLIGEGSYAHVFSFIDPDYGIKFAVKRAKKNMDERDLHRFRQEFDILKRLSFPYVVEVYQYDATRHEYKMEFCEATLRDYIKRRNNMLPFAARKRIALQFLYGINYIHTKDLLHRDISLQNVLVKTFDGGAVLVKLSDFGLAKDRTSEYTRTKTEMRGTIRDPLLVSFKEYDARNEIYSIGHVLSYIFTGKEALMSQADAASDIVRKCVAHDVANRYQTVRGLIGDVEKLEATPTDAPA; via the coding sequence ATGGCCGATCCTACCGAATTGATGCTGAAAGATCTCGCGCAGAGTTACACGGAAAGACAAGTCTCCAACGCATTTTTGCGACTTTATGCGGATGACACTCAATTTGGTCGCGCTTTCGCCAGCATTCATGAGCGTCTGAACGGGCATTTCGAATCCATTAACGACAGAGCTGGAACAACTCGCCACTATTGGGCCGATTCAAGCAGAGAGATGATCACACTCTGCAAAGAAACGGACGACATTCTCCAATCCCTTAAGAGTGTCGGCATAGAAGTGCGGCTCACGGACACCTATGCGGCAGCCATAGAAAACTGTCAATCATGGCTCACGCAAAGCGGAGGCAGCGCCGTACCGGATGACTTCGAAAAGATCAAAATCATCAAGTACGAGCCCATCCTGTCTCGCCCCGGCACCGAACTTCACTTGAAAAAGTCCACCGCACGCCCCCGGTTGCAGTTGATCGGCGAGGGGTCATATGCGCATGTGTTCTCCTTCATTGACCCGGACTACGGCATCAAATTCGCGGTCAAGCGCGCCAAAAAGAACATGGACGAACGCGATCTCCACCGCTTCCGACAAGAGTTCGACATTCTAAAGCGTCTGAGTTTCCCATACGTTGTTGAGGTGTATCAGTACGATGCAACTCGCCACGAGTACAAGATGGAGTTTTGTGAAGCCACGCTTCGCGACTACATCAAAAGACGCAATAACATGTTGCCCTTTGCGGCACGAAAGAGAATTGCGCTGCAATTCCTGTACGGCATCAACTACATCCACACCAAAGACCTACTTCATCGCGACATCAGCCTTCAAAATGTCTTGGTGAAAACCTTCGACGGTGGAGCCGTTTTGGTGAAGCTTTCGGACTTCGGCCTCGCCAAAGACAGGACCTCTGAATACACTCGAACGAAAACAGAAATGCGCGGGACAATCCGAGATCCTCTACTGGTCAGCTTCAAAGAGTATGACGCACGCAATGAGATCTATTCGATTGGGCATGTTCTTTCCTATATCTTTACCGGCAAGGAAGCCTTGATGTCTCAAGCGGACGCAGCGAGCGACATTGTGAGAAAATGCGTGGCGCACGATGTTGCTAACCGGTACCAGACCGTTCGTGGCCTAATCGGTGACGTTGAGAAACTGGAAGCGACCCCTACGGACGCGCCCGCCTGA